Proteins from a single region of Flavobacterium sp. K5-23:
- a CDS encoding PUR family DNA/RNA-binding protein, with amino-acid sequence MRENDILEKEEIFSKVLRAGRRTYFFDVRATKADDYYITITESKKFTEEDGSFHFKKHKIYLYKEDFTSFAEILEEMTSYVLNHKGEEVISERHQKDFKKEYANEKVTSNGEIPHISSFTDIDFDDI; translated from the coding sequence ATGAGAGAAAATGACATATTAGAAAAAGAAGAGATTTTTTCCAAGGTTTTACGTGCTGGAAGAAGAACATACTTCTTTGATGTGAGGGCTACAAAAGCAGATGATTATTATATTACGATTACCGAGAGTAAAAAATTTACTGAAGAAGATGGATCTTTTCATTTTAAGAAACATAAAATATATTTATACAAGGAAGATTTTACTTCTTTTGCAGAAATTCTAGAAGAGATGACATCTTATGTTTTGAACCACAAAGGCGAAGAAGTAATTTCAGAAAGACACCAAAAGGATTTCAAAAAAGAATATGCTAACGAAAAAGTAACTTCTAATGGTGAAATTCCACACATATCAAGTTTTACAGACATTGATTTTGATGACATCTAA